DNA from Lentibacillus amyloliquefaciens:
GAAAAAACGGATTCAGACAATAATCAGGCATCGGCTTGATTGTGTAGTTGAAACTGCCGGTCACTGACAAGGCAACTTTCCTGAAAGGGGGTGACGAATCATGGCAGACGTATTTGATAAAGTAAAAGATATTATTGTAGATAAACTTGAAGTTGAAGAATCACAAGTGACCATGGAAGCCTCATTTAAAGATAATCTTGAGGCGGATTCACTTGATGTGGTAGAACTTGTCATGGAACTTGAAGATGAGTTTGATATGGAAATTGCAGATGAAGAAGCTGAAAAAATTAATACAGTTGGTGATGCTGTAAATTACATAAACAGCAGCCAATCCTGACTTCAATAGAGAGAGTCCCGCGGAATGCGGGGCTTTATGTTCTAATTTCAAATGTGAAGTGGTGACTACCTGCATGAAACTTTCCCAATTGGAAAATCAACTGGACATTACGTTTAATGATCATGAGCTGCTTAAGCAAGCATTTACACATTCATCTTATGTGAATGAGCATCGGGACAAAAATATTTTGGATAATGAACGCTTGGAATTTTTGGGAGATGCTGTACTTGAACTGGGTGTGTCCCAATATTTGTATAAGCATAAAGAAAGCTTGGAAGAAGGCGATTTGACCAAACTTCGGGCTTCTATCGTATGTGAGCCGTCGCTTGCAGATTTTTCCCGTGAATTGAATTTCGGGGATTATTTGTTGCTGGGCCGCGGTGAGGAACAGTCAGGAGGCCGTGAGCGTTCAGCGATATTGGCAGATGTATTCGAAGCTTTCCTTGGCGGGTTATATTTGGACCAAGGATATGATGCTGTCATTCAGTTTTTGAAAAAATATGTTTATCCAAAAATAACCACAGGTGCTTTTTCGCATGCGATGGATTATAAAAGCAAACTTCAGGAGCGAATCCAGCAGCATCGCAACCACAGTATCGACTATGTGATTGCAGATGAAAAAGGACCATCCCATGATAAAGAATTTGCAGCAGAAGTGATCATAAACGGCAATGTAGCCGGAAGAGGCATCGGCCATACAAAGAAAGAAGCAGAACAGCGTGCCGCCAAACTTGCACTGGATACGTTTGAGGCACGTGAAGCGTGGACTTAGTATGCAGAAGTAAAAATAAGTCTAAAAGTAAAACAGAGCAGCGAAGTCGATTTTGACTCGCTGCTCTTTATACCTTAAAAAGTTGCATTTTTAAAAGGCTTTGAAATAATTGATTTGCTTTCGATGGAGAACTTTAAACATTTTAATGCACATTTAATTGGAATCGTACCTTAAGCACTTTAGGATAATCAGAAAGGATTCACAGTTTATAGATTTTTGTCAAAAACAACAATCTTTTAGAAACAGCCGTTGTTTAAGATTTCCTTACAGACCTCAGCTCAGCAATGAAAGCCTGTGTCTCGGACGGTGTCAACTGGCCTTTCTGTGTGATCATCTCATACATAAATTTGATATCCTCATATTTATCCAAATCGTAATCGTCGGCGTCCATCACCTCGCGATTGACCACCTCCAGCTGTTCTGCCAGACCATCCAGCATAAATTTCAAGTTTTCTTTGCTCGGTGTTTCCAGATTCATGTGAACACTCCTCTTCAAATAGTTTTTTAAAGCTTATGTATTGGAATCAAGCCTTCTTTTGTCTTCTTCTTTATGGTAAAATAAATGCGTTAAAAAACCAACCCGTGCTGAAACAATTGTAGGATCTCTGAAAGAAACTAGGAGAATGATTATGTATTTAAAGCGATTGGAAAGTATAGGCTTCAAGTCATTTGCTGAGCGGATCAGTATCGACTTTGTTCGGGGCGTCACCTCAGTGGTAGGCCCGAATGGAAGCGGGAAAAGCAATATCACCGATGCAATCAGATGGGTATTGGGTGAGCAGTCAGCACGATCTTTGCGCGGATTGACAATGGAAGATGTCATTTTCCAGGGTAGTGATACAAGACGAGCACTGAACGTTGCGGAAGTGACGCTTGTTCTGGATAACGGTGACAAAGAACTGCCGCTTGACTATGAAGAAATCAATGTCACCAGACGAGTCTATCGCTCTGGTGAAAGCGAATTTTATATCAACAAGCAGTCCTGCCGTCTGAAAGATATTGTTGAACTTTTCATGGACTCGGGTCTTGGACGTGAAGCATTCTCGATCATCAGTCAGGGAAAAGTTGAAGAAATACTTAGTTCCAAAGCAGATGAACGACGTGCCATTTTTGAAGAAGCTGCCGGCGTTCTGAAATATAAACAACGCAAAAAAAAGTCTGAGTATAAACTAGCAGAGACACAAGAAAACCTGAATCGAGTAGAAGATATTATCAGTGAAATTGAACAGCAAATTGAACCATTAGAAAAACAAGCAGAAACCGCACAAAAATATCTTGATAAAAAAGAACAGCTAAAGCAGCATGAAATTTCATTGCTTGTGACGGAAATTGAACAGCTTAATGATGAATGGAGAGCCTTGCTGGACGAACTGGATAAGAGGAAAACGGAAGAAATAAACCGTAAGACAGCCATTCAGAAAAAAGAGGCTGACCTGGAATATGAACGCCAGGAACTGCAAAAACTTGATGAAGACATCGAACAGCTCCAGGCAGAACTCCTGTCAGCCACTGAACAACTTGAGCAATATGAGGGCAAGAAACAAGTCTTCAATGAACGGACGAAGCATTTTGCCGAAAACAAAGAAAAACTTGAAGCACAAAAAAACGAAACAACAGAACGTATTGACATGCTGACGTATGAACTTGGCCAGGAAAGGGAAAAGCTGTCCACACTGAAGGAAAACCGCGACGAAACAAAAAAACACGTGAAACAGTTGGAAACTAAGCTGACGACAGATCAGGACGAAATCACCGAACAAATTGAGGGGCTGAAATCTGATTATATTGAGTTCCTGAACGAGCAAGCTGCTAATCGCAATGAAAAACATTCGATCCGGCAGCGGCTTGACCAGATTTCCGGAAAAAAAGAAAAACAGACAGAAAAGTTCGATAGTTTACTGAAAGAAAGAGAAAAAATCAGTGCGAATACGGAAAAGCTAACGTCTGATTATGCCAATCAGGAAGAAATTTATCAGGCAAAGTCCCAACATATCCAGCAGATGAAAGATGATCTGGCTGAGAAACGGAACACGTTTCAGGATTCCCAGACGAAACTATATCAAGGCTATCAATATATCGAAAAATTGAAATCCAAAAAAGAAATGCTTGATGACATGAAAGAAGATTTTCAAGGCTTTTTCCACGGTGTCAAAGCCATATTGAAAGCCCGTGCAGATAACAAGATGACCGGTATCCATGGGGCTGTCATTGAGCTGATTGATGTGCCCAAAAAGTATATTACAGTAATTGAAACCGTATTAGGAGCTCAGGCGCAGCACATTGTCGTAAATGATGACCGGTCAGCGCGCGAAGCGATCAGCTGGCTTAAAAAAACGAACAGTGGCAGGGCGACCTTTTTACCGCTTAGTTCAATTCAAGCACGTTTTGTTCCTGAAGGGTTGCTCAAAAAAGCAAAGACGCATGCCGGGTTTGTCGGTGTTGCCGGAGAGCTCGTGTCGGCAAGCTCCGAATTCCAAAAGTCTGTCAGCCATTTAATGGGCCATATCCTGGTTGCTGAGTCGTTGAAAGACGCCAATGACATTGCCAACCTCGTCAATCGCAAACATCGTGTCGTCACGCTGGAAGGTGATGTTGTTAATCCGGGCGGTACCATGTCCGGCGGTGCACAAAAAAAATCAAAGCAATCGCTGTTTACAAGAGAAAAAGATTTACAGGAAGTGACTGAGAAACTAAATCGTTTCCAGCAAAAAGCAAGTACTTTTAAACAGCAAGTTGACAAGCAAAGGCAGCAAATTACCGAACTGGAGAATGAAATAACAGTTGAAGAGCAAGCACTTACTAATGAACAGGAAAAGCTTCAGGAACTACATGACTCTTTCAAAGAAGCTGAAATGAAACTGAACACACTGAATGAAAATCTGAAGCTTTATGATCAGGATAAGCAGCAATTTGAGCAGGATACGGATGAATTAAAAACACGTGATGATGAGCTGTCACAAGTCCTTGAAACTATTTCCGGAAAAATTGAATCAACACAGCAGGAAATTGATAAGCTGTCAGATGAGGCATCAACATTGCAGAAAAACCAGGACCAGTTGAAAGAAGATTACCAGAATGCTCAAGTCACTTTGGCTGAGCAAGAAGAACGGCTGAAAAACCAGCGCGAGAAAACGAATAGTCTTCAAACACAACTGAATGATTATGAAGCGCAATACGAAATTTATGCGAATGACTTGAATGAGCTCTTGGACATACAGAATTCCCAGGAAACCGAGGAAGAGATGGAAGACAATATTTCAAAAGCCAAGAATAGTAAAGACAAGCTTACAGCGAAAATTCAGGAAGTGCGTACTGCACGCTTAGAGCGCAATCAAGCGCTGCAGGATCAGGACCGTGAACTGAAAGAAAGAAACAAGCACCATCAGTTATTCAAAGAAGATATTCAGGAAAAAGAAGTAAATGCGAATCGCCTTGACGTTGAGCTGGAAAACCGCTTGTCAAAACTTCAGACAGAATATACGATGACCTTTGAAAAAGCAAAACAAGATTATGCTGAAACAGAAAATGTTGACGAAGCCAAATCAACAGTAGCACAGATTAAGCAGTCCATTGAGCAGCTCGGGACGGTCAACCTGGGAGCGATCGATGAACATGATCGGATTTCAAATCGGTATGACTTTCTATCCACGCAGCAGAACGATCTCATTGAAGCTAAACAGACATTGCATTCCGTTATCGCTGAGATGGATGAAGAAATGGAAAAACGTTTTGGTGAGACGTTCGAACTGATTAAAAATGAATTCTCCGTTGTGTTCAAGCAATTATTTGGCGGAGGAAAAGCAGAGCTTAAGCTGACCGATCCAAACAATCTGCTTGATACCGGAGTGGAAATTATCGCCCAGCCTCCGGGGAAAAAACTTCAGCACCTCGGATTGCTTTCAGGAGGAGAACGGGCCTTAACAGCCATTGCACTACTGTTTTCGATATTGCGTGTCCGTCCGGTACCGTTCTGTGTTCTTGACGAAGTGGAAGCAGCACTGGATGAGGCCAATGTCGTCAGGTTCGCCAAGTATTTGAAAACATACAGTGAGAATACGCAATTCATCGTGATAACACATCGGAAGGGAACAATGGAAGAATCGGACGTTCTCTATGGTGTGACGATGCAGGAATCCGGTGTATCAAGACTTGTCTCAGTCCGTCTTGAAGAAACAGAAGAACTCATCAACACTTAGGGAGGTATGTGTTCAATGGGATTCATGGACAAATTGAAAAATAAATTCAAACAGAATGAAGAAGAAACAGAAGACGTATCCAAAAAATATAAACAAGGTATGGAAAAAACCCGAAATTCATTTTCCGGCAAGATTAATGACTTGATTGCCCGCTACAGAAAAGTGGATGAGGACTTTTTTGAAGAGCTTGAAGAAGTGCTGATTGCAGCTGATGTCGGCATCAATACGGTAATGGAACTTGTTGATGAATTGAAGATGGAAGTCAAGCGGCAAAACATAAAAGACACCAATGAAATCAAGGACGTTATATCGGAAAAACTGGTGGATATTTATTATGGAGACGATGATGAAGAAATTGAGAAACTGAATATACAGAAAAACGATCTATCCATCATCTTGGTTGTCGGTGTCAATGGTGTCGGTAAAACCACGTCAATTGGAAAACTTGCCTATCAGTTAAAACAGGAAGGCAAAAGTGTCATGCTGGCTGCAGGCGATACTTTTCGTGCCGGTGCGATCGAACAGCTGGATGTATGGGGTGAACGTGCCGGGGTTGATGTTATTAAACAGGGCGCCGGCAGTGATCCGGCGGCTGTTATTTTTGATGGTATTAAAGCTGCGAAATCACGCAATGCTGATGTTCTCATTTGCGATACTGCCGGCCGGCTGCAAAATAAGGTTAATTTAATGAATGAGCTTGCCAAAGTAAAACGCGTGATCGAGCGTGAAGTACCTGAGGCACCTCATGAAGTCTTGCTTGTACTGGATGCAACAACAGGTCAAAATGCATTGAGCCAGGCCAAAACATTTTCAGAAGCAACTGACGTATCAGGCATTATTCTGACCAAGCTCGATGGCACGGCAAAAGGCGGGATTGTGCTGGCGATCCGGAATGAATTACAAATTCCGGTTAAATTTGCCGGTCTTGGTGAAAAGATTGAGGATTTGCAAGCCTTTGATGCGCATGCCTTTGTTTACGGATTGTTTGCTGATCTGCTTGAAGATGAAGCCGAATGATGATAAACTTTTTGTAAAGGTATTTCACTTAACAACAGTAATAATGGCTATAATAAAGGGGTGGATGAATTGCTGGAAAAAACGACGCGAGTCAATTATTTATTCGACTTTTATCAGCCGCTGCTGACCCCTAAACAGCAAAATTACATGGATATGTACTATCGTGAGGATTATTCACTGGGTGAAATTTCTGATTTGTTGAATGTTTCACGACAGGCAGTCTACGATAACATCAGGCGAACCGAATCAATGCTGGAATCATACGAAATGAAAT
Protein-coding regions in this window:
- a CDS encoding DUF1128 domain-containing protein → MNLETPSKENLKFMLDGLAEQLEVVNREVMDADDYDLDKYEDIKFMYEMITQKGQLTPSETQAFIAELRSVRKS
- a CDS encoding putative DNA-binding protein, which produces MLEKTTRVNYLFDFYQPLLTPKQQNYMDMYYREDYSLGEISDLLNVSRQAVYDNIRRTESMLESYEMKLGLYDKFQKRTRILERMDEAAGNTEFRTFIQQLKDLE
- the smc gene encoding chromosome segregation protein SMC; amino-acid sequence: MYLKRLESIGFKSFAERISIDFVRGVTSVVGPNGSGKSNITDAIRWVLGEQSARSLRGLTMEDVIFQGSDTRRALNVAEVTLVLDNGDKELPLDYEEINVTRRVYRSGESEFYINKQSCRLKDIVELFMDSGLGREAFSIISQGKVEEILSSKADERRAIFEEAAGVLKYKQRKKKSEYKLAETQENLNRVEDIISEIEQQIEPLEKQAETAQKYLDKKEQLKQHEISLLVTEIEQLNDEWRALLDELDKRKTEEINRKTAIQKKEADLEYERQELQKLDEDIEQLQAELLSATEQLEQYEGKKQVFNERTKHFAENKEKLEAQKNETTERIDMLTYELGQEREKLSTLKENRDETKKHVKQLETKLTTDQDEITEQIEGLKSDYIEFLNEQAANRNEKHSIRQRLDQISGKKEKQTEKFDSLLKEREKISANTEKLTSDYANQEEIYQAKSQHIQQMKDDLAEKRNTFQDSQTKLYQGYQYIEKLKSKKEMLDDMKEDFQGFFHGVKAILKARADNKMTGIHGAVIELIDVPKKYITVIETVLGAQAQHIVVNDDRSAREAISWLKKTNSGRATFLPLSSIQARFVPEGLLKKAKTHAGFVGVAGELVSASSEFQKSVSHLMGHILVAESLKDANDIANLVNRKHRVVTLEGDVVNPGGTMSGGAQKKSKQSLFTREKDLQEVTEKLNRFQQKASTFKQQVDKQRQQITELENEITVEEQALTNEQEKLQELHDSFKEAEMKLNTLNENLKLYDQDKQQFEQDTDELKTRDDELSQVLETISGKIESTQQEIDKLSDEASTLQKNQDQLKEDYQNAQVTLAEQEERLKNQREKTNSLQTQLNDYEAQYEIYANDLNELLDIQNSQETEEEMEDNISKAKNSKDKLTAKIQEVRTARLERNQALQDQDRELKERNKHHQLFKEDIQEKEVNANRLDVELENRLSKLQTEYTMTFEKAKQDYAETENVDEAKSTVAQIKQSIEQLGTVNLGAIDEHDRISNRYDFLSTQQNDLIEAKQTLHSVIAEMDEEMEKRFGETFELIKNEFSVVFKQLFGGGKAELKLTDPNNLLDTGVEIIAQPPGKKLQHLGLLSGGERALTAIALLFSILRVRPVPFCVLDEVEAALDEANVVRFAKYLKTYSENTQFIVITHRKGTMEESDVLYGVTMQESGVSRLVSVRLEETEELINT
- the rnc gene encoding ribonuclease III; translation: MKLSQLENQLDITFNDHELLKQAFTHSSYVNEHRDKNILDNERLEFLGDAVLELGVSQYLYKHKESLEEGDLTKLRASIVCEPSLADFSRELNFGDYLLLGRGEEQSGGRERSAILADVFEAFLGGLYLDQGYDAVIQFLKKYVYPKITTGAFSHAMDYKSKLQERIQQHRNHSIDYVIADEKGPSHDKEFAAEVIINGNVAGRGIGHTKKEAEQRAAKLALDTFEAREAWT
- the acpP gene encoding acyl carrier protein — its product is MADVFDKVKDIIVDKLEVEESQVTMEASFKDNLEADSLDVVELVMELEDEFDMEIADEEAEKINTVGDAVNYINSSQS
- the ftsY gene encoding signal recognition particle-docking protein FtsY, with protein sequence MGFMDKLKNKFKQNEEETEDVSKKYKQGMEKTRNSFSGKINDLIARYRKVDEDFFEELEEVLIAADVGINTVMELVDELKMEVKRQNIKDTNEIKDVISEKLVDIYYGDDDEEIEKLNIQKNDLSIILVVGVNGVGKTTSIGKLAYQLKQEGKSVMLAAGDTFRAGAIEQLDVWGERAGVDVIKQGAGSDPAAVIFDGIKAAKSRNADVLICDTAGRLQNKVNLMNELAKVKRVIEREVPEAPHEVLLVLDATTGQNALSQAKTFSEATDVSGIILTKLDGTAKGGIVLAIRNELQIPVKFAGLGEKIEDLQAFDAHAFVYGLFADLLEDEAE